The Deefgea tanakiae DNA segment TACAAGGCAATATCCAGCAAAGCATGAAATGGAACTCGGCGTTTTATATGCAGAGTTTGGAAAACTATCTCAAGCTCACCCAGCAAGCCAAAGGTCAATTAATTTTAATGCCGGAAACGGCGATTCCGTCATTCTTCAAAGATATCCCCGCTTGGTATATCGAAGAGTTACGTGTGGCGGCCGCAGCCAAATCGGCAACGCTACTACTCGGCGTCGCAACGCAAGGCGAAAATCCGCAGCATTATTACAATTCAGTGGTAAACCTCGCCCAGCCCGAAGCAACGCCCTACGGTAAATCGCATTTGGTGCCATTTGGTGAGTACATTCCACTGCCGTGGCTGTTTGGCAGCATTTATAAAGTGCTCGATATGCCGCTCAGCGGCTTTCAGCGTGCACCACTGGCGCAAGTGCCATTTGATATTGTGGGCGGGAAAGTGGCGGCGAATGTGTGTTACGAGGACGTCTTTGGTGATGAAATCCGCGTCAATGCCGCCAATGCCACGTTGCTGGCTAATTTCACCAATATGGCGTGGTTTGATGGCTCGTGGGCAGCAGAGCAACACGCGCAAATGGCGCGCGCCCGCGCACTAGAAAATGGCCGCTACTTAATCCGAGCCACCAACACTGGCAAAACCGCAATCATCAACCCAAAAGGGCAGTTTGTCGCCATGCTTGCGCCAGAGCAAACCGGCATTCTGGAAGGCGAAGTGCGCCACATGCAAGGCACAACGCCGTATCAATGGGCGGGGGATAAGCCCGTAATTGGCTTGCTATTCGGCATATTGCTGGCGGCAGGGATTGTGAAGCGCCGCAAGCAATCTGAAACAAACTAGATAGGTATAATCACAAATGCATTATCTATCAATGCATTGAGATAAATACCCACTACTCATTTTCAGGCTTTGCATGTTTAGAAGGTACTTCCTTCGGGAAAAATACCATCCGTGTTTTAGCCAAACGATCGTGAATGAATTGCTTATCGCGATCAAACAAAGCCCATAGCAAAGGCAGTACAAACAGCACCAACGATACCCACATCAGCGGCTGATATTCGGCCTGCTTACGCGCTAATAAATAAACGGGCAACAACGGGGCATAACATAGGCTTGCGACTGAAAAGCGAATCAACACCGCCTTACGCGTCAAGCTCGTTCCATCTTGCATCAGTAAACGACTGCGCCATGTTTTCATCGCCAGCGTTTGCCCGCCGCGCATCCAGCACCAGCCGAAATACAGCAACGTAACGATCAGCAACCAGAAAAAGTTAACGACGCCGATCCACGGATAATCGGTCAATTGCGTCACGCTTAAACCGGAAACGATTTGAAACACGCCCTGAAACACACCCTCAGCAATCAG contains these protein-coding regions:
- the lnt gene encoding apolipoprotein N-acyltransferase yields the protein MTLNRPTALLLQFLSGTAAVTAFAPLSQAWVILISLWVLFYGWQQAGSARRALLPSFVWGLGYFIGNASWIYISLHTHGNMPAPLAGAAVFLFAAYLALFPMLAGWLTWRLPCPEKWRFTLLAPTLFLLTEWLRGWLFTGFPWASIGSAQIDWLGGLYPIIGTYGVGWLVALCVSVFLVDKRFAVGLAIAVLSTSSLLSQITWTQPMGEPVKVSVLQGNIQQSMKWNSAFYMQSLENYLKLTQQAKGQLILMPETAIPSFFKDIPAWYIEELRVAAAAKSATLLLGVATQGENPQHYYNSVVNLAQPEATPYGKSHLVPFGEYIPLPWLFGSIYKVLDMPLSGFQRAPLAQVPFDIVGGKVAANVCYEDVFGDEIRVNAANATLLANFTNMAWFDGSWAAEQHAQMARARALENGRYLIRATNTGKTAIINPKGQFVAMLAPEQTGILEGEVRHMQGTTPYQWAGDKPVIGLLFGILLAAGIVKRRKQSETN
- a CDS encoding RDD family protein — its product is MTQNQYPAAGLIRRVVSFLYEILLLTALLLIAEGVFQGVFQIVSGLSVTQLTDYPWIGVVNFFWLLIVTLLYFGWCWMRGGQTLAMKTWRSRLLMQDGTSLTRKAVLIRFSVASLCYAPLLPVYLLARKQAEYQPLMWVSLVLFVLPLLWALFDRDKQFIHDRLAKTRMVFFPKEVPSKHAKPENE